The following are from one region of the Cyanobium gracile PCC 6307 genome:
- the cbiT gene encoding precorrin-6Y C5,15-methyltransferase subunit CbiT — protein MPNPFHWDFVTPGLPDSAFEDAPGFSPTPLELRVMLLAHLRPRADSLVWDVGGGTGALALEIARLMPGGAVHTLERDPEAIELLERNRQRFGIHNLHIHAGEAPEGLALLPPHPDRVLLEVGRPLEDVLRAVWGALQPSGRLVISTVNLEGLVKATDTLAQLGAHDVQVVQATVHRMQRRGSQAKLAAAEPLFVIAAER, from the coding sequence TTGCCGAACCCCTTCCACTGGGATTTCGTCACCCCCGGACTGCCGGACAGCGCCTTCGAGGACGCCCCGGGCTTCAGCCCCACGCCGCTGGAACTGCGGGTGATGCTGCTGGCCCACCTGCGGCCCCGGGCCGATTCCCTCGTCTGGGACGTGGGCGGCGGCACCGGCGCCCTGGCCCTCGAGATCGCCCGGCTGATGCCCGGCGGTGCGGTGCACACCCTGGAGCGGGATCCGGAGGCGATCGAGCTGCTGGAACGCAACCGGCAGCGGTTCGGCATCCACAACCTGCACATCCATGCCGGGGAGGCCCCGGAGGGCCTGGCCCTGCTGCCGCCCCACCCGGACCGGGTGCTGCTGGAGGTGGGGCGGCCCCTGGAGGACGTGCTGCGGGCCGTCTGGGGGGCTCTGCAGCCCTCTGGACGGCTGGTGATCAGCACCGTCAACCTGGAGGGCCTGGTGAAGGCCACCGACACCCTCGCCCAGCTGGGCGCCCACGATGTGCAAGTGGTGCAGGCCACCGTGCACCGCATGCAACGCCGCGGCAGCCAGGCCAAGCTGGCGGCCGCCGAACCGCTGTTCGTGATCGCCGCCGAGCGCTGA
- a CDS encoding aminotransferase class I/II-fold pyridoxal phosphate-dependent enzyme — translation MGPFWRPAPLALHLPAHGRGRALAPDLRRLLRQPPGRWDLPELPGFGGPLEPEGMVAEAQRRAAALLGAERCWFGVNGASGLLQAALLALGPPGSRVLLPRNLHRSLLHGCVLGGLEPLLFDLSSDPLTGLWQPPEPRRLERVLGAAAADGGSPPAALVLVDPTYQGLAADLPALVALAHRAGLPVLVDQAHGGGEALAAGADLVVLSVQKSGTGLAQSAALLAQGERVAPAAIERALLWLQTSSPSALLLASTAAALEHGATAAGRRQRQRAVTRAGRLRRRLEALGLPLVANGDPLRLVLATAPLGINGLEADTWLLDRGVIAELPEPGALTFCLGLNPPRAAERRLPCQLEGLRRALGGPPLPPFTPPPLPLLAAPELPIGAAWRSPAEAIPLEEAAGRVAAAPICPYPPGIPLLVPGERIDPARADWLLEQRRLWPGQIADTVSVVAGS, via the coding sequence ATGGGCCCCTTCTGGCGGCCAGCGCCGCTGGCCCTGCACCTGCCGGCCCATGGCCGCGGCCGGGCCCTGGCCCCCGACCTGCGGCGCCTGCTGCGCCAGCCGCCGGGCCGCTGGGATCTGCCCGAACTGCCCGGCTTCGGGGGACCGCTGGAGCCGGAGGGCATGGTGGCCGAGGCCCAGCGGCGCGCGGCGGCCCTGCTGGGGGCGGAGCGCTGCTGGTTCGGAGTGAACGGGGCCTCGGGGCTGCTGCAGGCGGCCCTGCTCGCCCTCGGCCCGCCGGGCTCCCGGGTGCTGCTGCCCCGCAACCTGCACCGAAGCCTGCTGCACGGCTGTGTGCTGGGCGGCCTGGAGCCGCTGCTGTTTGACCTCAGCAGCGATCCGCTCACGGGCCTGTGGCAGCCGCCGGAGCCCCGGCGGCTGGAGCGGGTGCTGGGGGCTGCTGCCGCCGATGGCGGCAGCCCCCCGGCGGCCCTGGTGCTGGTGGATCCCACCTACCAGGGGCTGGCGGCCGATCTGCCGGCCCTGGTGGCACTGGCCCACCGGGCGGGCCTGCCGGTGCTGGTGGACCAGGCCCACGGGGGCGGCGAGGCCCTGGCCGCCGGCGCCGATCTGGTCGTGCTCTCCGTCCAGAAGAGCGGCACCGGCCTGGCCCAGAGCGCCGCCCTCTTGGCCCAGGGCGAACGGGTGGCACCCGCCGCCATCGAGCGGGCCCTGCTGTGGCTGCAGACCTCCAGCCCCAGCGCCCTGCTGCTGGCCTCGACGGCCGCGGCCCTGGAGCACGGCGCCACCGCCGCCGGCCGGCGCCAGCGCCAGCGGGCCGTGACCAGGGCCGGCCGGCTGCGGCGCCGGCTGGAGGCCCTGGGCCTGCCGCTGGTCGCCAACGGCGATCCCCTGCGCCTGGTGCTGGCCACGGCCCCGCTGGGGATCAACGGCCTGGAGGCCGACACCTGGCTGCTGGATCGGGGGGTGATCGCCGAGCTGCCGGAACCCGGCGCCCTCACCTTCTGCCTGGGGCTGAATCCTCCCCGGGCCGCGGAGCGGCGCCTGCCGTGCCAGCTGGAGGGTCTGCGCCGGGCCCTCGGCGGGCCGCCCCTGCCCCCGTTCACACCGCCCCCCCTGCCGCTGCTGGCGGCACCGGAGCTGCCGATCGGCGCGGCCTGGCGCAGCCCCGCCGAGGCCATCCCCCTGGAGGAGGCCGCCGGCCGGGTGGCGGCGGCACCGATCTGTCCCTACCCGCCGGGGATCCCGCTGCTGGTGCCGGGGGAGCGGATCGATCCGGCCCGCGCCGACTGGCTGCTGGAGCAACGGCGTCTCTGGCCCGGTCAGATCGCTGATACGGTGAGCGTCGTGGCCGGTTCGTGA
- a CDS encoding ABC1 kinase family protein, with translation MERGTQFLESGHRCGRTLAEDVTPTPRYDPNADLRWLLLRPWVLVSRLIVVLWRLAGLGLRLAVQSSSTDARVQQRLARAILETLNDLGPCFIKVGQALSTRPDLVRRDWLEELARLQDDLPPFPHKVALALIEEELGAPAHQLYEEFPDYPMAAASLGQVYRARLSEGHWVAVKVQRPDLPFVLRRDLVIIRSLAVLAAPFLPLNLGFGLGAIIDEFGYTLFEEIDYRREADNAERFATLFQDHPEVTVPAVVRSLSSRRVLTTSWINGTKLQSRRELEAHHLDPAALIRTGVIAGLQQLLEFGYFHADPHPGNLFALPGKTNGLGHVAYVDFGMMDSLSDADRLTLTGAVVHLINRDFDALARDFVALGFLNPSTPLRPIVPALEEVLGGALGENVGSFNFKAITDRFSELMYDYPFRVPARFALIIRAVVSQEGLAMRLDPDFRIIRVAYPYVAKRLLAGDTAEMREKLLEVIFDREGRLRVERLENLLAVVENGSASTDLLPVARDGLRLLLGKEGTSLRQRLLLSLVSHDRLHTDDLQALLGLVRRTFSARKLATGLLARLNPLAA, from the coding sequence ATGGAGCGGGGAACGCAGTTCCTAGAGTCTGGCCATCGATGCGGCAGGACCCTGGCCGAGGACGTCACCCCCACCCCGCGCTACGACCCCAACGCGGACCTGCGCTGGCTCCTTCTGCGGCCCTGGGTTCTGGTCAGCCGGCTGATCGTGGTGCTGTGGCGCCTGGCGGGGCTGGGTCTGCGGCTGGCGGTCCAGTCCAGCAGCACCGACGCCCGGGTGCAGCAGCGGCTCGCCCGCGCCATCCTTGAGACCCTCAACGACCTAGGCCCCTGTTTCATCAAGGTGGGGCAGGCCCTCTCCACCCGTCCCGACCTGGTGCGGCGCGACTGGCTGGAGGAACTGGCCCGTCTCCAGGACGACCTGCCCCCCTTCCCCCACAAGGTCGCCCTGGCGCTGATCGAGGAGGAGCTGGGGGCCCCGGCCCACCAGCTGTACGAGGAGTTCCCCGACTACCCGATGGCGGCCGCCAGCCTGGGCCAGGTGTACCGGGCCCGTCTGAGCGAGGGCCACTGGGTGGCGGTGAAGGTGCAGCGGCCCGACCTGCCCTTCGTGCTGCGCCGCGACCTGGTCATCATCCGCTCGCTGGCGGTCCTGGCGGCCCCGTTCCTGCCGCTGAATCTGGGCTTCGGGCTCGGGGCGATCATCGATGAGTTCGGCTACACCCTGTTCGAGGAGATCGACTATCGGCGCGAAGCCGATAATGCCGAACGTTTCGCCACCCTCTTCCAGGACCATCCGGAAGTGACCGTTCCGGCGGTGGTGCGCAGCCTCAGCAGCCGTAGGGTGCTGACCACCAGCTGGATCAACGGCACCAAGCTGCAGAGCCGCCGCGAACTGGAGGCCCACCATCTGGATCCGGCGGCCCTGATCCGCACCGGGGTGATCGCCGGCCTGCAGCAGCTGTTGGAGTTCGGCTACTTCCATGCCGATCCCCACCCCGGCAACCTGTTCGCCCTGCCGGGGAAGACCAACGGCCTGGGCCATGTGGCCTATGTCGACTTCGGCATGATGGATTCGCTCAGTGATGCCGACCGGCTCACCCTGACCGGGGCGGTGGTGCATCTGATCAACCGGGATTTCGATGCCCTGGCCAGGGATTTCGTGGCCCTGGGCTTCCTCAACCCCAGCACCCCCCTGAGACCGATCGTGCCGGCCCTTGAGGAGGTGCTCGGTGGTGCCCTGGGGGAGAACGTGGGCAGCTTCAACTTCAAGGCGATCACCGATCGCTTCTCGGAGCTGATGTACGACTACCCCTTCCGGGTGCCGGCCCGCTTCGCCCTGATCATCCGCGCGGTGGTGAGCCAGGAGGGCCTGGCGATGCGTCTCGACCCCGACTTCCGCATCATCCGGGTGGCCTACCCCTACGTGGCGAAGCGTCTGCTGGCCGGCGACACCGCCGAGATGCGGGAGAAGCTGCTGGAGGTGATCTTCGATCGTGAGGGGCGCCTGCGGGTGGAGCGGCTGGAGAACCTGCTGGCCGTGGTCGAGAACGGTTCGGCCTCCACCGATCTGCTGCCGGTGGCCCGCGACGGCCTGCGCCTGCTGCTGGGCAAGGAGGGCACCAGCCTGCGCCAGCGGCTGCTGCTGAGCCTGGTGAGCCACGACCGGCTGCACACCGATGATCTCCAGGCTCTGCTGGGGCTGGTGCGGCGCACCTTCTCGGCCCGCAAGCTGGCCACCGGCCTGCTGGCCCGTTTGAATCCGCTGGCCG